The bacterium DNA segment CGAAACGAAGTATCGCCCCCGGCGCAACTGTGACGGCGCAGCCGTAAAGGCTTGATAAAACCGGCCCACATCGGGAGGCGGCACGAACCTCCACGGCCTTTGACCACCACGGGGCCGCCGGGTTATAATCCGTCTCGGGACCGTGCGTCTCCCGTCTTTAACGCCCCCGTGGAGGGCCGGCTTGAGTATCTGCGGCCGAAGGCATAACAGCGCCCGAAGGGATAACCGCGGCCGAAGGCAAATTCCCCTGCCGGGTCCGCTTCTGTTGGTCGTCCTCGCGCTCGTCATCGGCGCCTGCCAGCCCGAGACCGGCGAAATACCCGATCGCGCCCGGGAGCACTTCGAGCGGGCGAACGCGGCCTACGAGGCGAAGGACTACGCCGGCGCCATCCAGGGGTTCCAGGCCGTCGTGGACGTCTACTCCTACACGCGGATCTACCCCATCGCCCTCTACCGCCTGGCCTACTCGAAGCTCAAGGTCGGGCGGTACGCCGAGTCCGAGGCCGATTTCGCCGACTTCTTGAAGGAGTTCCCCAACCACGAGCTGGCCGAGGACGCCCAGGTTCTCTACGCCCGGGCGCTGAGCGAACAGGGGCGGTACTTCGAGGCGGCCTACGCCCTGGCAAAAATCGCCGCCAATCCCGACAACCGGCTGGCCGATACGGCCCTCGAGGGCTTCACCCAGCACTACGAGGTGCTGGATCGCGAGCACCAGCGGCAGCTCCTCGATGAGTTCGAGGACACCTACCTGGGGGCCTATCTCCTCTACAAGCTGGGCACGGAGGCCTACGGGCGGGGCGACCTGGAATCGGCCACCCTCTACCTCCGCCGGCTCACCGAGCACCCCCTGGCCACCGAATTCCGCGACAAGGCCCCCGCGCTCCTGGAGGAGNNNNNNNNNNNNGGCATGGCCCTCAAGCCCAAGGTCATCGGCTGCCTGGTGCCGCTCACGGGTGACATGGCCCCCTACGGGCGCGAGGTGCGCTACGCCGTCGAGGTGGCCGCCTCGGATTACAACGCCTCCCACAGCCGCAAGCTCGAGGTGGTCGTCGCCGACTCAGGGGATACCGACGAGGGGGCGGTCATGGGACTGCGGAGCCTGGCGGAGGAATCCCAGGCCATCGCGGTCATCGGTCCGCTCTCCTCCACCGCTTTCCGCGCCTGCA contains these protein-coding regions:
- a CDS encoding tetratricopeptide repeat protein; this translates as MVVLALVIGACQPETGEIPDRAREHFERANAAYEAKDYAGAIQGFQAVVDVYSYTRIYPIALYRLAYSKLKVGRYAESEADFADFLKEFPNHELAEDAQVLYARALSEQGRYFEAAYALAKIAANPDNRLADTALEGFTQHYEVLDREHQRQLLDEFEDTYLGAYLLYKLGTEAYGRGDLESATLYLRRLTEHPLATEFRDKAPALLEE